A region of Drosophila mauritiana strain mau12 chromosome 3L, ASM438214v1, whole genome shotgun sequence DNA encodes the following proteins:
- the LOC117140535 gene encoding uncharacterized protein LOC117140535 isoform X3 encodes MPMPGSGIPRSRHALQQDHQVSATPTWWSLIEILSRTERAERPSRSVGGKCLKCQSSDSISSSISNATGSGGESVSSSSVPSAPAQSAVYSGSAILCSVNSANNTRKLNLILSKSQQKRGERFAVGTNLQNKLPASSADCHLSPSAETNIRTTTAAEPPRSPSCPPCSYSHLHLHRHWHRHRHRHRPRHSQHHQRHYRHRGCRCRCRCRDASQSASASPASMLLPYQINQRATLLQQSATAATTSTTLPHVPGAAAATAATAATTANVSLRAVPRIFKRKRDTVQTATTASPLTPQQRPTVAAATSATSTTTTRRSRLEFILYTEVYQVDEDSVSTSDFHPKSNVGSDEPFWQNYGK; translated from the coding sequence atgccaatgccgGGATCGGGGATTCCCCGTTCCAGACACGCCCTGCAGCAGGATCACCAGGTATCCGCCACGCCGACGTGGTGGTCGCTCATCGAGATACTTAGTCGAACTGAGCGCGCTGAGCGGCCAAGTAGAAGCGTTGGCGGCAAGTGTTTGAAATGCCAGAGCAGCGATTCGATCAGCAGTTCAATATCGAATGCAACTGGAAGCGGCGGCGAAAGTGTGAGTTCGAGTTCTGTGCCAAGTGCGCCGGCGCAGAGTGCTGTATATAGTGGTAGTGCAATTTTGTGCAGTGTAAATAGTGCAAATAATACGCGTAAGTTAAATTTAATTCTGAGCAAGTCGCAGCAAAAGCGAGGGGAGCGCTTCGCTGTTGGCAcaaatttgcaaaataaattaccAGCATCGAGTGCGGATTGCCACTTAAGTCCAAGTGCCGAGACAAATATTCGTACCACAACCGCGGCCGAGCCACCGCGATCCCCGTCCTGTCCGCCGTGTTCATATAGTCATCTCCATCTTCATCGTCACTGGCATCGGCATCGGCATCGCCATCGTCCTCGTCATAGCCAGCACCATCAACGTCATTATCGTCATCGtggttgtcgttgtcgttgtcgttgtcgcgACGCGTCGCAGTCTGCATCCGCATCGCCCGCGTCTATGCTCTTGCCATATCAAATTAATCAACGTGCTACATTGTTGCAGCAatctgcaacagcagcaacaacatcaactACATTGCCACATGTGCCcggggcagcagcagcaacagcagcaacagcagcaacaacagcaaacgTATCTCTGCGTGCCGTGCCTCGTATTTTTAAACGCAAACGTGATACGGTCCAAACAGCGACCACTGCATCACCTTTGACCCCGCAGCAACGTCCAacagtcgcagcagcaacatcagccaCATCCACAACAACCACGCGCAGATCGCGACTCGAATTCATACTGTACACGGAAGTCTACCAAGTCGACGAGGATTCGGTTTCCACCAGCGATTTCCATCCGAAGTCGAACGTGGGCAGCGACGAACCCTTCTGGCAGAATTACGGTAAGTGA